GTTTCTTTAGTTGTCAGGCATAGCCTGACTTATTTCCAAAAGCAGAGAGAGAGCAATCCAATGGGTAAGGAAAGAGAAGGCAGACTAGCGTTCACGCTAGTCGAGCTACTTGTCGTCATCGCGATCATCGGAGTTCTAGTCGGTCTATTGCTGCCGGCGGTTCAAGCAGCCCGCGAAGCAGCAAGGCGAATGAGCTGCGGCAATAATTTCAAGCAGATTGGCTTGGGACTGCACAACTACCATTCGGCGTACAATCAATTGCCAATGCAAAGTGGCGGAACGAAAGACGCCGACAGCGTTTGGTCGCCAAATCCAATGGCATCCAATAACAGCGAAGTGGCGACTGCCCACAATTCGTTTTCGTTAAGTTGGTTGGTCGGTTTGACTCCCTTCGTCGAACAACAATCGCTTTGGGAGCAAATCAGCAATCCACTGCTGGAGCCGATCAATGGCACCAACAGATTTCCGCCGATGGGTCCAGAACCCCGGCGTAGTTTGACGGATGAAGGACGAGCCAGTTACGCGCCTTGGATGACCAACGTCCCAACGTTCCGCTGCCCAAGTGATCCTGGCCGGGGACTACCTAGCCAAGGTCGGACCAACTATGCCTGCTGCGTCGGCGACTCGACTCAACAACAAGTTGCGGGTGCCATCGGATCCAACGGTGAAATTTCGACAAACGGCACCCACAAGGAACAGGCCCGTGCCGCTTGCCGTGGTGTCTTTAAGGCCCGTCATAAGATGGGCTTTCGAGACATCCTGGATGGTTTATCCAACACGATTTGTGCCGGCGAAATCATCACTGACCTGGGTGATCGGGACAAGCGAGCACACGGTGTTGGCCAAAAGAACAGCTACTCACCTTCGATCGCCTACACCAACGGCGCATCGGTTTGCAAGGCTGCCGTCGATCCCGAACGCCCCCAATTCTGGCGACCGACCGCCGACTTCCCCTCAACGCTGGAAGAAACCGGAGCAGCCGAAAACCGCCGCGGCTACAAGTGGGCTTTGGGACGCCCTTGGCACACAAGCATGACCACCATCACCGGCCCCAACCGAGAAATCTGCTTGCACTGGCGTTACACGGACGAAGGAATCTTGCCGCCCGGAAGTCGCCATCAAGGCGGTTGCCACATTTTATTGGCCGACGGTGCCGTCAAGTTCGTGACCGACTCAATCGAAGCAGGTAACGAAAACGCTCGCTCGATCGGCTATGGCGGCGATGTTTCGCGTTCGGGTTCACCAAGCCCCTATGGGCTGTGGGGTGCACTCGGCACACGCGCCTCTGCTGAAGTGATCGATGCCGAGTTTTAGAACTCGACGTTTCTAGACCTCAACGCCTCAACGTTTTCTTAATCTCAATTTCTCGCGTGAGTGACCAATGCGATACGCCTTTCTGTTTTCCGTTTGTTTTGTCCCGGCACTCTCCATCGGGTGTGGGTCTGGCAATGATCCCCAACTGAACTCCAGTCGCGAAGAGTTAGACGCGTTTCTGGTAGAGCATCCCGAAGGGCTTCACGAAGAGGTGTCCCTCGATGGCCAATAACCCCGGCAATAGCCAGAAACAAAATGTGCAGTGCCTTTTGTGACCTTGCGCCATTGGCAATAGTGCGGCCTGGTCGTCAACGCATTCTCGTTAACGATCAGGGCGTCAGCCAAACAAGCCACCGCCGGACTTCCTGGTGACCTGCGAGTGTCCTGTCCTCTTCTGGACGAACGCAGATTTATCCATCCAGGTCAACGCACACGCCGGCGGGGTTCTTTACCCGCCCCAACGAAAGAATATTTGATGATCCGAACTGTTCCTACCATCCTTGTATTCCTGTCATGCTTTGGTGTGGCAACGGCCAACGATGGCGACTACCAACGTCATGTTGATGTGGTCCGGAATACTCCCGGGTGTGTTGCCTTTTGGGACTTCGTCAAACGCGAACCGGGTGGACAAAACCGCTTCACCGCGCACGTGCCCGAGGGCGCGACCAACGACTTCCCGCTCGATGCAAACAACTATGTGAAGGACTACTGGGGGGCCGGACGCGACGCCGGCTACCAAGACTTTCCGCTGCTCGGTCGGGGGCCCTTTGGCCAAGCGATTCGAATTCGTCGCGAACAAGATGCGTCATTTCGTCCGCTGCTGATGGTTCCCCGCGAACGCATGCACGATTCGGCGATCGACATCAAAGGTGCCGACCACCCGGTCTCCATCGTCGCCTGGGCGATTCGCGAAAGCGGCAACCATGCACTGGCTGGCATTTGGCATGAGGGCACCGACCTGAAAGAGCGAGCATCCCAGGGCATCCAGCGTGTCGAACGAGGCCAGCGGCAATACGCGATCTTCGCCGGCTTGGAAAGAGCGGGCTCGGCGTGCGGCCATGTGTCCGAGAATGGAGCCGGCTCATTCCAGTACAAGTTTGCTTTGCACAAAACCTACTCACAAGAAACCGCCCCAGAAGTGCCAGCCGATTCACCGGTCGATGTGCTTGATCAGTCGTGGCATTGCTTTGCGATGACGTTCAGCCCACAACGCAGCGAACTGAAGAGTTGGCTTGATGGCCAGGCGGCGGACCACTGGCAAGATAACGTGCGACAACGCATCCCACCCGTTTACAACGCTTGGCGTCAAGGCGAACTGCACCAGATCGCAGGGATCCAACCGGGCGAGGACGTCAACTACCCCGCGGATCAATACTACAATCCTCCCGAGGACAACTTGATCTCAAGCAAGGTACTGAGCGAATCCGCCGATGTTCGAATCGAACTCCAGCAGTTTCCGTACACACGTGTGAAGGTCACCTTCCAAAAGCAGCCCGATGGCCAATGGCAGGTCGTGGACCGCGACCTATCGGCGGTGCGTAAGAACCCGTGGTGGTTCCCGCACCCAATCTACTCACCAGCCGACGCTCAAACCGGCGGTCCTTTCGCGATCGGCCGCGTCATCCACAGTGCTCGAACGGTCGGGTTCACAGGCTGGATCGGCGGCGTCGCCGTTTTTGACCGTGCCCTGAACACCAGTGAATTGCAAGCCTTGTCCTCGATCAACGTGATCGCAAACGCCAAAGTCCAATAGCTCGCCAAGTCAGAAGCTCCTAGCTCCTAGCTCCTAGCTCCTAGCTCCTAGCTCCTAGTCACTCGCCACTCGCCACTCGCCACTCGCCACTCGCCACTCGCCACTCGCCACTCGCCTCTCGCCTCTCGCCTCTCGCCTCTCGCCTCTCGCCTCTCGCCTCTCGCCACCTACCGATATTCTTCACCATGTCCCACCTAAGATTTCGCCTGCTCACGCTGGCCCTTTTTCTGCTGCCCTGCACCACACCGGTGCAGGCGGCCTCTTCCACTTCTCAGTCAGACTCGTCTTCCGCAGTGGAAGGACGATACGTCTGTTTCGGAAACGGACTTTCGCCAATCTTGGGTGTGGCGGAACTGGAGGTCTATTCAGGTGGCACGAATGTTGTCTTCAAAAAGGCCGAAGACTTCACCCTGAACTGCATCACCGGTCGTGATCCAGAATCCGACCCGCCCCACTTCCGCAACTTGGTCGACGGCAACAAGAACACTCTCCAGCGATGGCCTTATACCTTTGAACGTTGCGCCGATGGCGTGGGTTACAAGGACGGTGCACTGAGCCATTGTTCGTTTGAAGTGGACCTGCATGAAACGATGCCAATCGACAAGATCGAGTTCTATCGCAGTCGATACATCCAAGATGACAAGCCATTCAAGTTGTTCCAGGATCTTGGATGGCGGTATTTCTTGGTGCTCAACGAAGAACGTCAGATCGTTGCTTACAATGTCTTCAACATCTATCCCGACGATTGGCGAGAAGTCGCTGGGCACTGGACCTTCGTCCCCCAGCCTGCAACGGGGGCGCCGGCGGGCCGGGTTGTTCCTAAGGACAGCGTGAATTGGCTAAGCGAAGCCGAGTTCATTCGCGACTTCTTGGGCAAACCCACCATCGACCTGAACGCCGACATCACCGACGAAGACCGCCAACGTCTGGAACGTTTTCAAAAACGCAATCATCCGGCCGAGATCGACCAACTGGGCGAGACCTTCTTCCGCATCGTCGACCTCGAACGCCCCGGGCTTTCGGAAGTCAAAAGTCTCGTGAAAGCGAAACGGTACGCCGACGCGTTGGAAGCTTTCAAGGCTCCGTTCTTTCGGACGCTCAGCGTGCTCAAACACGTCCATGGCGATTTCGAATACTCGTGGATGACCAATCCGAATTCGCGAGTGGGCATGCGGGCACGAGACTTGAAGAACCAGGTCTACGGCGACAAGGCTGACTTGACCGTCAAGCAATTCACGCCCGGTTTACTGCCACCGGCCAAGTTTGAATACCCGTTCCAGATGCAACCACTGCTGCTGAACTATGCGGGCACCGGCGACGTGGACGCCCTGCGGATGTGGGAGTCCATGACGGACGACTGGGCAATCGGCTTCCAAAATGCCGCCGACGCGGACCCCAAAAAACTGCGTGACCACTTCGTGTTGTCCAGCGGCGCGGTGATGGACAACCTCTTGGACCTCGTCAACACGGCTCACGATCGGCCGGAGTTTGTACAAGAGTTGTCCGGTGCCACGCTTGCCCGCTACCTGCTTCCCGTGTTGGAAGAATTCCCTGTTTCGATCTGGCGAGTTTGCCGCACCGTTTCATTCAACCACACCTACAACGCGGTTCCTGGCGGGTGGCTTCTCTCGAGAGCGATCATGGACTTCCGCGCCGGCCAACGGCTTGAAAAGGAAATGCGTCAAGCGTTCGCGCGGCTATACACCTACAACCTGTACCGTGACGGATCAATGGTGGAAGTCGGTGACGAAGGGCACTACATGGCGACCATCCACTCACCCACCCGCCTTTACGGCCTATTCGAAAAGTACGGTCGCCCTGACTGGTTCACGCCGGCGATGGAAACCTACTTCCTCGATCACCTTCGTGCCAGCGTGCTGTCGCACGCCAAAAACACTTCACCAAGCGGAGCACATGTGCGATGGAGCACCAGCGACAATAGTGCCGGAACAGTCGAACTGGAGTTGGGCCTAACCAACCCATCTTGGAAGAAGCCGAACAAGGATCACCCCGACTACTACCCCGTCCTTTGCAAACCCTTTCTGAACGAGCCTCAACCGCGGGCCATTGTCGACACCGTCTACGGCAACGGACGCGAACCACTCGGCGTCAAACAACGCGACGATAGCCAAAAGCGAGTCTCGGAGTACTACGGCGACTACCAAGGGAAACCCAACTTCGTCTCGGATTGGCTACCGTACTCAGGCTTGTGGTATTTCCGCGGCGGCTGGAACCACAACGATTCCCTGCTTCACATGATCAGCCCAACCAGCCCCAACAGCAACGGTGGTTCGGCCCACTACCCAGTCACCAACCGATATGCGGCTGGCTACCTGAACGTGACCAGCTACCGATTCCATGACTACGCCAGCCCATTGATGACCGGACTGGGCGTCTTAATCGATGGATTACCACCCTGCCCTGAAGAGGGCCGCACCCCCAGCGGCAGCAAACAAGATGTGTTTAGCCAAGCCGCCGAAAAGCCACAACAAGCACGCTGGTACACCGACAACCAGCTCGACTTCGGCGAAGCGATTTATCAAGGCAATTACCTCAAAGAGGGTGCCGATTTCGATCACAAGTTGCGAAAACGCGTTTACAAAATCAGCCCCAATCCGGTGAACGGCGTCACGACGACGCGGCAGATATTCCAAGCCCGACCCGCTCGATTGTTCTTGCAAGTTGACCGTGTCAAATACGCAAGCGATGACGAAAAGCATACCAATAAGCTGAACGACATCATGATCCTGACCGATCCCGATGACGATACCGTGGCTACGGACGATCAACTTTCAGTTGACGCCGACAAGCAAGAAATCCGCACCACCAACCCCAACAACGCTGGCGTGTTAGTACGTCTGTTTGGGCAGTCCGAAGCGAAGCTGACGGTCAATCCAAAAGAAATCGGTCACGGTAGCTTTCGGCGAACCCCAACCATCACCTTCGACGGCCTCCGCAACACGAAAGGCAAAGAAGTCTTCATCACCTGGGAAGGCCAGGGCGAGACAGTCATATTGTCACTGTTGCGTGCTCACGCTCCCGACGAATCCGCTATCTCGGACATCGAAGACTTATCCGATGACCACGTTGTCGGCATTCGTGCGACGATGACTGACGGGGTGAAAGTCTCTCTATTGGTTTCACGACGCTCAACCTCGTCGCTCAGCCTGGGGCCAGTCCAAGCCAACAGCGAAGCGGTTCTTTTACTCGAACAGCCCGGTCAGTCGCCTAGCGGTTTGGTGCTAGGTGCCCGCTCGGTCAGCATCGATGGCTCCGACCAAACGCTCGCGACAAAAGACCTTCACTTCACGCTTGATGGCGGTTTTCAACAGACGCCGATTCGACGTCCGATCGATCCGCCCACCATCGGCCCCGAAAACCTCTTCTCCGGTTCGACTCAGGTCACGATTACAACCGACACGCCGAATGCCGAAATCCGGTACATCGCCGAAGCGATCCCAAGTGTGGGTGGTGGCAACAAACTCGCCGGCACCGATCGTCTGAGCACCCAGGCCGAAAACTGGAAACGGTACACCGGTCCATTCGAAATCAGCGAAGATACATTCGTTCGTGCTCGAGCATTTCGTCAAGGCGTCACCGAAGTACCATTCACCTCCGACGGGACCGACGCCAGTGAAATCAGCTACGGCTTTTTCACCAAGACTGCACCACTTCCCTCCATTCACCCGGCGCAACTGCCGCTCTCGTCGGGACTCGAATTCGATTACATGGAAGACCGCTGGTTCGCACTCTGGAGCTATTCCGATGTGTTGCCTGCAAAAAAATCGGGCACGACCGAATCGCTACTTGATGTCAGCATGCGAGAAACCGATGAACCCTTCGCGGTTCGCTATCAAGGTTATGTCGAGGTTCCCGAGACCGGCACTTACACGTTCTATGGAACCGAAGAGTACATCAACAACACATGCGAACCGGGATACGACCTGCGAGTCTATGTCGACGGTCACGAATGGGACCTCGGTCAGACCTGGCATGGCATCGGGAAGTGGTCGATTCCATTGGAAAAGGGCCTGCACGAACTCAAGGTCACCTTCGCCGACGCGCGAGCCAAGGATCTGCAAAACCAACGCATCGACTTGTGGGGACACTACCCATGGGCCGAAACCGTTTGGACCGGCCAAACACCCGAAATTCAAATCTCGGGCCCGGGAATGCAGCGTCAAACGCTGCCCAACGAATGGCTAAAACACTAGCATTCAAGCTTTGCGAATGCCCAACGTTTCGCATCGAAACAAGATGGACTAACCTCGATGGGGTCTACGGACTCCCATCCTCGTTAGTCCTACGACCTCAATCAGCGACGCTGGGCCCATCCCTTGGCTGCCCAGACACTTCCCGCCAAATCTCTCCCACCACCCCCCTCCCAAAACGCAACAATGAAACGACCTGTTTTGATACTCGTTGCCCTCCTGGCACTCACGCCCCATGCTTTTGGCGACTGGAATATCCACGTCGCGCCCAATGGATCCATCCAAGGCGACGGCAGCATCCAAAAGCCCTTTCAAAATCTCACGCAAGCTCGCAACGCAATTCGTGCCAAGCGAAAGTCGTCTGAAATTGCCAGCGACGAAGCGATCGTGGTTCAGGTGGGCCCCGGCGTCTACCGTTTAGACCAATCCTTTGAACTGACGGCCATTGATAGCGGAACATCCGCGGCCCCGGTGATCTACCGGTCGACCCAACCGGGAACGGCGCAAATTCATGGCGGCGAATCCCTGCAACCATCCGCGTTCGTGCCGGTCACGAACCCCAACGCTCTGAAACGCCTTTCGTCATCCGCTCAAGATCAAGTGCGGGTGTGCGAAGTGCAGAATCTAAATGGCGACGTCCCGGACTTGAACGATTCCTTCCGAGCCGTTCCCGCGGGACCATGGTTATTCATCAATGGTCAACCCCAGGAACTTGCTCGTTGGCCCAACGCGAACGCCGACAACGCTGGCTGGACTAGCTTCACCAAGGCAATCGATTCTGGCATGCCGCAACCCGATGCCACTGACGAGAAACTACGAAAGCTGCATCCTGGATCATTCCAGTTTGATGATCCGCGACCAGCTTCCTGGGACCTCAGCCAAGGAGTCTGGCTTCGCGGCTACTGGACACACGACTGGTCCGATGAAGTCATCCGGGTAGCCACGTACGATCAACAAGCCAAAGTAATCGGCTTAGCCAAACCGCACTCCTACGGCATCAACAACGGGACCTGGGGAAGATCCGAGCGGCGATTCTATGCGGTCAATGTTTTCGAAGAATTGGATGCACCGGGCGAGTGGTACCTAGATCGGAAGAACAAGCAACTCTACCTCATCCCGCCGGCCGACTTCTCCAATGCCTCGGTTGTTTTAGCCACCCTGCAATCGCCCTTGGTCAAGATGACGGACGCTCATCACATTCATCTGGAGGGCTTGTCGATTCAGTACGGACACTCCGACGCAATTTCCATTCGCAATGCGAATCACATTCAGATTACGAATTGCGAAATTGCGAATCACGCACGCTCCGCAATCTCGCTACACGGCAGTGACAACATTGTAAGTTCTTGCCACGTCTACAACCTTGGCACCAGCGGAATCTCTGTCAAAGGAGGCGATCGAAACACACTGACGCCGGGCAACAATTTGGTTGTCAACAATCACATCCATCACTACGGCAAGTTCCAACGAACCTACGCCCCCGGAATCAGCCTTCAGGGTTGTGGCCAGATTGCTCGCAACAACTGCATTCACGATGCACCCCACAATGCGGTCCATTACGGAGGCAACGATCACTTATTTGAGCGAAACGAAGTCTACCGAGTCGTCATGGAAACAGGCGACTCCGGTGCCTTCTACAGCGGGCGTGATTGGACCAGCCAGGGCAATGTGATCCGGCACAACTACATCCACGACCTTGGCGAAAGCGATTCCACACACACCAACACAATGGGCGTCTATCTCGACGACTGCGACAGCGGCGACACGATCGAAGGAAACGTGTTCTACCGTGCCGGACGAGCCATCATGATCGGCGGAGGCCGCGACAACCCCGTCCTGAACAACCTCGTTATCGATTGCCCCATTGGGATTCATCTCGATTCACGGGGGATGACTTGGGAACAGTGGAACAATCCCAAATATTCAAGTTGGCAGCTTGAGCGAAAAGCCGAGGCATTGAACTACCTGAATCCTCCCTGGAGCGACCGGTACCCATGGCTTGCCGAGATCATGAACGATTCTCCACGCGAACCGCTCCACAACCCGATGCGGGGGAACGTGTTCATCAACGTCTCCAAAGAAGTATGCCACTTCGATGCGAAAGTCCGAAAGCTACTCAAGAAACTGGATATCCAAAACAACATCGTCCTCAACACCCCTGGATCGGCGACGACCACCGTGAAAGCGACTGACATCGATGGATTCACGAACTGGGACGCCTCCCAGAAAGACACGTTGCCTGCGGAATTCAACACAAACTTTTCACCGGCAACCCTCTTTCATTCTCACTCAGGATGGCAAAAGAAGTTCCCTTCAATCGCTTCCATCCCCTTCGACGAAATCGGGTTGATTCCAAACCCATAGTCCAGATGGAAGCCGCGAAACCGCCTCCAGTTCCCCCAACGAGAAGCCGGCTATGCCACAAAGAGTACTTCCACTAGCACTGATATTGTTCGGTTCCATGATCGCCACCGCGGCGCCCCCCAGCCAACACGCCGACGTCGTTGTTTATGGCAGCACGTCAGGCGGGGTCATGGCGTCGGTACAAGCCGCCCGGCAAGGCAAATCCGTCTTGCTAGTCTCAACCAATGGGCGACTCGGCGGGCTCACGTCCAGCGGACTCGGCAAAACAGACATCCTCTATCCAGAAACCTTGGGCGGGTTGAATGCCGAGTTCTATCAACGAGTCTCCACCTACTACGACAATCCAGAAAACTGGTTTTGTAGCAAGCGAAAGAAGTGGAACCCCAATTCAAGTTGGGGCAAAGAAGACATCCAAGGCATCATGCTCAACTTTGAACCTCACGTTGCGGAGGAACTGTTCAACCAGTTTGTCGCAGAACAACCCAACATCCAAGTCATCTCGGGTGAACGCCTTAACCGTAGCATCGACGTGCTTAAGCAAGAGGGCGTGATTCAAGAAATCGAAATGGAAAGCGGCCTGAAGCTTACCGGCAAGATATTCTTGGACTGCACCTACGAAGGCGATCTGATGGATGCCGCCGGGGTCAGCTTCACGGTAGGTCGCGAAGCGAACTCCAAGTACAACGAAACCGCCAACGGAATTCAACTGGACAGTACGAAGCATCAATTCCCGCCCGGCATCAGTCCCTATGTCATTGCCGATGATCCGACCAGCGGGCTGCTACCGAATATCCTGCCACATCCGCCTGGCAAGACCGGCGACGGCGACAATCGAATTCAGGCTTACTGCTTCCGCCTATGCTTGACCGACAACGTCGATAACCGCCTGCCATTCCGCAAACCCGACGGCTATCAGCGTCATGACTATACGCTTCTAAAACGATTGATGGAGCGTGGCGTTTTCAGCAACCTCGGCAATAGCGGTGCCATGCCCAATTGCAAAACAGACACCAACAACCACGGCCCGTTTTCCAGCGATTTCATTGGCATGAACCACAACTGGCCACTCGCCAGCTATGCCGAGCGAGACGAAATCTATCAAGCCCACAAAGACTATCAAATGGGCATGTGGTACTACCTAACCGCGGATCCGGAAACGCCAGCGGCTTTCCGCGAAAAGTATTCCGATTGGGGACTCGCCAAAGACGAGTTTCAATCCACCGGCGGGTGGCCACACGAATTGTATGTGCGGGAAGGCCGACGGATGCTCGGTCGATTGGTCATGACCGAAAAGCACTGCCAACTGAAAGAGTCCGTCGACGATCCCATCGCACGCGGCGGATACAACATGGACTCCCATCACAATTCTCGATACGTCACCGCCGACGGAGACGTCCGCAACGAAGGCGATGTCCAGAACCGATCCGGTGCCTACGAGATCTCTTATCGAGCGATCACTCCGAAGTCGGATGAATGCCGCAACCTGCTTGTACCGGTTTGCCTGTCGGCATCCCACATTGCGTACGGGTCCATACGCATGGAACCCGTCTTCATGTATTTGGGACAAAGTGCGGGAAGTGCAGCCGCACTCAGCATTGACCATGAATGTTCGGTGCAGTCACTTGACTACAGCAAACTCAGCAAACAATTGGTCGACAACGGCCAACTCAATTGATCAACAATCAAGTCACCTCCTCGACGTAAAGTCACGTTGAGCCCTACCCGTTTTACAAACCCAGAAGAACAACATGCCAAAAAAGCTGACCGCCTTATTCGTTTTGCTAGCCTTCGCCTCCACATTACCCGCTGGCGAAACGGCACTGGTCGCAAAGTCATCCAGTGGCGAACAAACAGGGTTCGTTGATCTTTTCAACGGAAAAGATCTGGAAGGTTGGACGCAACGCAATGGCACCGCGACCTACCGCATCGAAGACAACACGATCGTCGGCAAGACAGCCGAGGGAAGCCCCAACTCGTTCTTGTGTACCGACAAGGTTTTTGGCGATTTTGAATTGACCTTTGAAGTCAAACTTGATCCGGGTCTCAACTCCGGCGTTCAGATTCGTTCACAAACCAAAGGCAACACCCCCAAAGGCCGCGTGAACGGCCCGCAGGTAGAGATCTCGTACGACAAGATGGCGGGATACATCTACGGCGAATCCGCTGGCGGCTGGATGACACCCGATGCCGATCGCACGCCTACCGATC
This genomic stretch from Neorhodopirellula lusitana harbors:
- a CDS encoding DUF1559 domain-containing protein, with product MGKEREGRLAFTLVELLVVIAIIGVLVGLLLPAVQAAREAARRMSCGNNFKQIGLGLHNYHSAYNQLPMQSGGTKDADSVWSPNPMASNNSEVATAHNSFSLSWLVGLTPFVEQQSLWEQISNPLLEPINGTNRFPPMGPEPRRSLTDEGRASYAPWMTNVPTFRCPSDPGRGLPSQGRTNYACCVGDSTQQQVAGAIGSNGEISTNGTHKEQARAACRGVFKARHKMGFRDILDGLSNTICAGEIITDLGDRDKRAHGVGQKNSYSPSIAYTNGASVCKAAVDPERPQFWRPTADFPSTLEETGAAENRRGYKWALGRPWHTSMTTITGPNREICLHWRYTDEGILPPGSRHQGGCHILLADGAVKFVTDSIEAGNENARSIGYGGDVSRSGSPSPYGLWGALGTRASAEVIDAEF
- a CDS encoding lipolytic enzyme, G-D-S-L, with the translated sequence MSHLRFRLLTLALFLLPCTTPVQAASSTSQSDSSSAVEGRYVCFGNGLSPILGVAELEVYSGGTNVVFKKAEDFTLNCITGRDPESDPPHFRNLVDGNKNTLQRWPYTFERCADGVGYKDGALSHCSFEVDLHETMPIDKIEFYRSRYIQDDKPFKLFQDLGWRYFLVLNEERQIVAYNVFNIYPDDWREVAGHWTFVPQPATGAPAGRVVPKDSVNWLSEAEFIRDFLGKPTIDLNADITDEDRQRLERFQKRNHPAEIDQLGETFFRIVDLERPGLSEVKSLVKAKRYADALEAFKAPFFRTLSVLKHVHGDFEYSWMTNPNSRVGMRARDLKNQVYGDKADLTVKQFTPGLLPPAKFEYPFQMQPLLLNYAGTGDVDALRMWESMTDDWAIGFQNAADADPKKLRDHFVLSSGAVMDNLLDLVNTAHDRPEFVQELSGATLARYLLPVLEEFPVSIWRVCRTVSFNHTYNAVPGGWLLSRAIMDFRAGQRLEKEMRQAFARLYTYNLYRDGSMVEVGDEGHYMATIHSPTRLYGLFEKYGRPDWFTPAMETYFLDHLRASVLSHAKNTSPSGAHVRWSTSDNSAGTVELELGLTNPSWKKPNKDHPDYYPVLCKPFLNEPQPRAIVDTVYGNGREPLGVKQRDDSQKRVSEYYGDYQGKPNFVSDWLPYSGLWYFRGGWNHNDSLLHMISPTSPNSNGGSAHYPVTNRYAAGYLNVTSYRFHDYASPLMTGLGVLIDGLPPCPEEGRTPSGSKQDVFSQAAEKPQQARWYTDNQLDFGEAIYQGNYLKEGADFDHKLRKRVYKISPNPVNGVTTTRQIFQARPARLFLQVDRVKYASDDEKHTNKLNDIMILTDPDDDTVATDDQLSVDADKQEIRTTNPNNAGVLVRLFGQSEAKLTVNPKEIGHGSFRRTPTITFDGLRNTKGKEVFITWEGQGETVILSLLRAHAPDESAISDIEDLSDDHVVGIRATMTDGVKVSLLVSRRSTSSLSLGPVQANSEAVLLLEQPGQSPSGLVLGARSVSIDGSDQTLATKDLHFTLDGGFQQTPIRRPIDPPTIGPENLFSGSTQVTITTDTPNAEIRYIAEAIPSVGGGNKLAGTDRLSTQAENWKRYTGPFEISEDTFVRARAFRQGVTEVPFTSDGTDASEISYGFFTKTAPLPSIHPAQLPLSSGLEFDYMEDRWFALWSYSDVLPAKKSGTTESLLDVSMRETDEPFAVRYQGYVEVPETGTYTFYGTEEYINNTCEPGYDLRVYVDGHEWDLGQTWHGIGKWSIPLEKGLHELKVTFADARAKDLQNQRIDLWGHYPWAETVWTGQTPEIQISGPGMQRQTLPNEWLKH
- a CDS encoding right-handed parallel beta-helix repeat-containing protein, with the protein product MKRPVLILVALLALTPHAFGDWNIHVAPNGSIQGDGSIQKPFQNLTQARNAIRAKRKSSEIASDEAIVVQVGPGVYRLDQSFELTAIDSGTSAAPVIYRSTQPGTAQIHGGESLQPSAFVPVTNPNALKRLSSSAQDQVRVCEVQNLNGDVPDLNDSFRAVPAGPWLFINGQPQELARWPNANADNAGWTSFTKAIDSGMPQPDATDEKLRKLHPGSFQFDDPRPASWDLSQGVWLRGYWTHDWSDEVIRVATYDQQAKVIGLAKPHSYGINNGTWGRSERRFYAVNVFEELDAPGEWYLDRKNKQLYLIPPADFSNASVVLATLQSPLVKMTDAHHIHLEGLSIQYGHSDAISIRNANHIQITNCEIANHARSAISLHGSDNIVSSCHVYNLGTSGISVKGGDRNTLTPGNNLVVNNHIHHYGKFQRTYAPGISLQGCGQIARNNCIHDAPHNAVHYGGNDHLFERNEVYRVVMETGDSGAFYSGRDWTSQGNVIRHNYIHDLGESDSTHTNTMGVYLDDCDSGDTIEGNVFYRAGRAIMIGGGRDNPVLNNLVIDCPIGIHLDSRGMTWEQWNNPKYSSWQLERKAEALNYLNPPWSDRYPWLAEIMNDSPREPLHNPMRGNVFINVSKEVCHFDAKVRKLLKKLDIQNNIVLNTPGSATTTVKATDIDGFTNWDASQKDTLPAEFNTNFSPATLFHSHSGWQKKFPSIASIPFDEIGLIPNP
- a CDS encoding FAD-dependent oxidoreductase; translated protein: MIATAAPPSQHADVVVYGSTSGGVMASVQAARQGKSVLLVSTNGRLGGLTSSGLGKTDILYPETLGGLNAEFYQRVSTYYDNPENWFCSKRKKWNPNSSWGKEDIQGIMLNFEPHVAEELFNQFVAEQPNIQVISGERLNRSIDVLKQEGVIQEIEMESGLKLTGKIFLDCTYEGDLMDAAGVSFTVGREANSKYNETANGIQLDSTKHQFPPGISPYVIADDPTSGLLPNILPHPPGKTGDGDNRIQAYCFRLCLTDNVDNRLPFRKPDGYQRHDYTLLKRLMERGVFSNLGNSGAMPNCKTDTNNHGPFSSDFIGMNHNWPLASYAERDEIYQAHKDYQMGMWYYLTADPETPAAFREKYSDWGLAKDEFQSTGGWPHELYVREGRRMLGRLVMTEKHCQLKESVDDPIARGGYNMDSHHNSRYVTADGDVRNEGDVQNRSGAYEISYRAITPKSDECRNLLVPVCLSASHIAYGSIRMEPVFMYLGQSAGSAAALSIDHECSVQSLDYSKLSKQLVDNGQLN
- a CDS encoding 3-keto-disaccharide hydrolase is translated as MPKKLTALFVLLAFASTLPAGETALVAKSSSGEQTGFVDLFNGKDLEGWTQRNGTATYRIEDNTIVGKTAEGSPNSFLCTDKVFGDFELTFEVKLDPGLNSGVQIRSQTKGNTPKGRVNGPQVEISYDKMAGYIYGESAGGWMTPDADRTPTDLFKQGQWNQYRVVAKGNKIQTWINGTQVSDLTHQERFETHPEGFIGLQVHGIGRDKGPYEVRWRNLKLREL